The sequence CCTCGCGGCGATGGGGACGGTCGGGCTGGTCTGCTGGGCGGCCATGCCGACGCGGAGCGCCGACTCCGGCAAGAGCGACGGGGAAGCGAGCGAACGGTCGGCCGACGCGCTCCTGGAGTCGCTCATCCGTACGGACGACCTGGCGCCCGTGCGGAATTGGAAGTACCTCGTCATCCACCACTCGGCGACGCGATCCGCGACGCTGGAGGCGATCGACCGCTGGCACCGCGAGACGCTACACACCGACGACGCGGGTTATCACTTCGTCATCAACAACGGCCGCGCGACAGGAACCCGCGACGGCGAAATCCTCGCGACGCCGCGATGGGCCAATCAGCGCGCCGGGGCCCACTGCCTGGTGGCGGGGCACCCGGAGTTCAACGAGCAAGGGATCGGGATCTGCCTGGTCGGCCACTTCAACCGGGAGCAGCCGACCGCCGCGCAGATGGCCAGCCTCGAGGCGCTCGTCGCCGCGCTGTCGGCCCGGTATCACATCCCGCTGGAACGCGTCAATGCCCCGGTACGCTGTTCCCGATGAGAACGTTTCTGTGGGAGTTGAGGCAGACGATGCTGGCAGAGCGTCTGCGGCCGACGGCGGCGGAGAAACCGTAGGGTCAGAAGGCGCTGCTTGGAGACGAAGGAGAGTCGATTGGACGCGGTCCGCGACGAGTGGGACATCAACCCGGATGAAACACATCTGGGTGTCGGCGAAGTGACCGACCTGATGGACCGGGCGGCGATCCTGAGCCAGCGCGATCCGCTGCGGCGAGGCAACGTGGTCGAACTGCCGGCCGACGGCGACGTCGTCATCCTGGGAGACCTGCACGGCGACCGGACGAATCTGGATCGGGTGCTGCAGTGGGCCCGGCTCCACCGCCATCGCAACCGGTACATCGTGTTCCAGGAACTGATTCACGGGGGCCCGAAGGACGAGCAAGGCGGCGACCAGAGTTTCTGGCTGCTGGAGGAAGTGGCGTCGCTGAAGTGCCTCTTCCGGTCGCGGGTCCAGGTGGTCCTGTCGAACCACGACCTGGCGGAACTGCAGGGCGCCGACATCACGAAGGGCGGGGAAGCCACCGGCGAGACGTTCCGGCGTGGTATTCAGAATGTGTACAAGTCTCACTGGACGGATGTATACGACGCCTACCGGAGGTTCCTGGCGTCGCTCCCGCTGGCGGTGCGGACGCCCAACGGCCTGTTCATCACGCATTCGACGCCGGAACGCAAGGCACTGGAGGATTTCGATTACAGCATCTTCAACCGCCCGCTGACAGAGGAGGACTGTCGGCGGGGCAACGGGGTGTATGAACTGGTGTGGGGGCGCAACCACGACCAGCCATCGGCCGACGATTTCGCCCGCCACGTCGGGGCGCAACTGCTCGTCACCGGCCATCAAACCAGCCTGCCGGGCGTCAAGACCCCGACCTCGCGCCATCTGATCCTCACGTCGGACGGACGACTGGGAACCGTCCTCCTCGTGCCGCTCCACACGAGGGTCCCTCAAGGGGTGCTGGCGAGGCAGGTGACGCGCATCCGGTCGCTCCGGCTGCCGGGCGCACGACGGAAACGATCCTGATCGCTTGCCGCCCGCACAGGAGAACAAGTCACCGATGCGGGAACGCGGAACGGTTGTCCGTTTGTCGGAGGACCGCGCGGCGGTGCGCCTGGCGCGCCAGCCAGGGCCCGCCTGCCGACAGTGCCGCGCATGCCAGACCACCGGCGGCGAACTCCTCCTCTGGGTCGAGGCGCGCGACCTGGCCGTCGGCGACGAAGTGACCCTCGAAGTCCCCCTGCCGAACGTGTGGCGCAGCATCGCGCTGGTGTTCGGCCTGCCGCTGGCCGCCGTGGTGGCCGGCCTCATCATCGGGAGCCAGTGGGGCGGCTTGCAGCAGGTCGCGCGCCTGGGACCCGAGGGGACGGCTGTGGCGGCGAGCGCCGTGCTGGGGGCGCTGGCGTTTCTGGCGGCGCTCGTCGAGGAGCGGCGTTTTGCGCGGCGTCACCGGCCCGAGGTCGTCGAGGTGCAGCACGGTTCGTAGCCTGCCCCCTTCGGTACCCGCGGCAGGTCCTAAGAGGCTCTTTTGCTTGACACCGCGGCCGCCGGACGGTATTCAAGTCTTTCCGTCGTCTAAAGGCGACAGGAACCGGACAGACGTGCGATCCGCACAGCAGCGGGGGCGGCGTCCGCTGGCGCCTCCATTCAGCAGGCACGCGGCGGCCCTGGAGCGCAGGCCTAACGCAGCGCGGCACCAGAACGTGCACGGCCGCGCCTGGGATTCCGAAGGACGGAGCAACGTCATGGCCGAGACGATTGAGGCTTTTGTCGCCAAACTCCAGACCGAGGGCGTCGAGGCCGGCCGCCGAGAGGCGAAGAAACTGGTCACCGAGGCCCAGCGCAAGGCCCAGCAGATCCAGGAGGACGCCAAGGAACAGGCCGAGAAAACCCTCGCGGAGGCCAAAGCCAAAGCCGAGGCCGAAGCCGAGAAGGCTCAGGCGGAACTGCGCCTGGCGGCCCGAGACGCAGTCCTCGGGCTGCGAGACACGCTGAGCGGCCTGGTGGCAACGGTGCTGGCGCGCGCCACGCAGGAGGCGCTCTCCGACAGCCGCTTCCTCCGCCAACTCATTCACGACCTGGCGCTGGAGTACGCGAAGGCCGACCGCGAAGGACGCCGCGTCACCCAGATCGCCGTTCAGCCGGAGACGCGGAAGCAACTGGCCGACTGGATCCTTCATGAGGTGGCCCACAAGGACGGCGTCGGCGCGGTGGACCTGAAAGACACCCTCCGCGAGGCCGGCTTCGAATACAAGACCGACGGCGCCACCGTGGAGGTGACGACGGACTCCGTCGCGGCCGCGCTCCAGGACCTGGTCGGACCGGCGTTGCGCAAGATGCTGGAAGTGGCGGCGAAGAACAACACGTGAGAGGCTGGACCTTTGGTCGGTCGCGCCTACGAGATGATCGGGTCGTTGCCTTCGCTGCCGGACCTCGGCGGCGTGCCGCCCATCACCCCGGCCGAGTTGGCGGAACACGTGCAGCCCCGGCCGGCGGCGCGGGAGATTGTGGCGACGATCCTCGTGTCGGACGACCTGGAGCAGCGGGACGCCCTCCTGGCGGGCGAAATCACCGAGGCGAGTCCTTCGGTGCTCTCCGAGGCCCAGATCCGTAACGAGTCTCCGCTTCCGCCTCACCTGGCGCCGCCGCCCGATGCGCTTGCGCCGCAGGAGACGCCGGACGCCGTCTGGCTGGCCTATTGGCGCCACGCCGCGGAGGTCGCCCGGCGCCGAGGAAGCCGATTCCTGGCCCTCTGGGTGCGATACGAAGTCGGGCTGCGCAACGCCCTGGCGGCCGACAGGGCCCGCGCCCTGGACCTGGACGCGACGGAGCACGTGGTGGCCCTCGAGTTGGGCGAGGACGCGTCGGATTTCTCCTCTGCCGTCTCCGAGTGGTCGTCGGCGGTCAATGTGCTGGAAGGCCAGAAGGTCCTGGACCGGGCGCGGTGGGCCTGGCTCGACGAGCACGACCGCTGGTTCACGTTCGAGGACGACGAACTGGCGGCGTATGCGG comes from Planctomycetota bacterium and encodes:
- a CDS encoding peptidoglycan recognition family protein, whose protein sequence is LAAMGTVGLVCWAAMPTRSADSGKSDGEASERSADALLESLIRTDDLAPVRNWKYLVIHHSATRSATLEAIDRWHRETLHTDDAGYHFVINNGRATGTRDGEILATPRWANQRAGAHCLVAGHPEFNEQGIGICLVGHFNREQPTAAQMASLEALVAALSARYHIPLERVNAPVRCSR
- a CDS encoding SoxR reducing system RseC family protein; amino-acid sequence: MRERGTVVRLSEDRAAVRLARQPGPACRQCRACQTTGGELLLWVEARDLAVGDEVTLEVPLPNVWRSIALVFGLPLAAVVAGLIIGSQWGGLQQVARLGPEGTAVAASAVLGALAFLAALVEERRFARRHRPEVVEVQHGS
- a CDS encoding DUF2764 family protein, producing the protein MVGRAYEMIGSLPSLPDLGGVPPITPAELAEHVQPRPAAREIVATILVSDDLEQRDALLAGEITEASPSVLSEAQIRNESPLPPHLAPPPDALAPQETPDAVWLAYWRHAAEVARRRGSRFLALWVRYEVGLRNALAADRARALDLDATEHVVALELGEDASDFSSAVSEWSSAVNVLEGQKVLDRARWAWLDEHDRWFTFEDDELAAYAARLLLVNRWHRITSERNVPNPKGEGGAGPPGPPTDRPDAERPAQPERMRT